One genomic segment of Echeneis naucrates chromosome 18, fEcheNa1.1, whole genome shotgun sequence includes these proteins:
- the gal3st4 gene encoding galactose-3-O-sulfotransferase 4 isoform X1: MNERMSSSQKIYWSCMSLDEFWLLSAYDDDDAHAISALCPTPHSSNRMLRWLVCGRLGPVWMWKALLLFLAIAFAGQLLGVIFNKSSVQPATRSIFSSPDAQGPSLGSCQPHIHIMFLKTHKTASSTVLNMLYRFGEERDLSFALPLGYQLGYPLPFNSHRVKGYRGPRAMEFHIMGNHMRFNKPEVEKVMPADTFYFSIIRDPVSLAESSFAYYKEVAPAFRKAKGLGDFADDPKQYYDPRLRNNHYARNLLWFDFGLDNNANFSIALAQRGVAMIRQTFKLVLVSEYFDQSMILLRHALCWPLDAVVSFSLNARQQKPSSSGAMSGSWVGKAAAVAGVSVRGGHSQVKTLPNLSLTAEQREKLRQWNSLDWYLYKTFNQTFWNEIDRFGLSQMEEEVALLRMRREELAHVCLRDGGKPVEAHRIRDKNIRPFQSGLVKILGYELQPGLDNTTRTACLRMIRPEIQYKDVLDAKQFPRGLVPPAQPGQQSQVRLVKQNSSRTGEKLVGREIRARIVKEGERDWDGIRLIRSNQTLIQGKV, encoded by the exons cctatgatgatgatgatgctcatGCCATATCTGCTTTATGCCCCACACCCCACTCATCCAACAGGATGTTGCGATGGCTGGTGTGTGGTCGGTTAGGTCCAGTATGGATGTGGAaggctctgctgctctttttggCCATAGCTTTTGCTGGACAGCTGCTGGGGGTCATCTTCAACAAGAG CAGCGTCCAGCCAGCTACTCGTTCCATCTTCTCGTCCCCTGATGCTCAGGGGCCCTCCCTGGGCTCCTGTCAGCCCCATATCCACATCATGTTCCTCAAAACCCACAAGACGGCCAGTAGCACTGTGCTCAACATGCTGTACCGCTTTGGAGAGGAGCGTGACCTAAGCTTTGCCTTGCCACTGGGCTACCAGCTGGGCTACCCATTGCCCTTCAATTCTCATAGGGTGAAAGGTTACCGAGGTCCTAGGGCCATGGAGTTTCACATCATGGGCAATCACATGAGATTCAATAAGCCAGAG GTGGAGAAGGTGATGCCGGCAGACACTTTTTACTTCTCTATCATCAGAGACCCGGTATCACTGGCTGAGTCCTCTTTTGCTTATTACAAAGAGGTAGCACCTGCCTTTCGGAAAGCTAAAGGTTTAGGTGACTTTGCCGATGACCCTAAGCAATACTATGACCCTCGTCTCCGCAACAACCACTATGCTCGTAATCTGCTATGGTTTGACTTTGGTTTGGACAACAATGCCAATTTCTCTATAGCACTGGCTCAACGTGGAGTGGCCATGATCCGCCAGACCTTCAAGCTAGTTCTAGTTTCTGAGTACTTCGACCAGTCCATGATCCTGCTAAGGCATGCACTTTGTTGGCCGCTGGATGCTGTTGTCTCATTCAGTCTCAATGCTCGGCAACAGAAACCTAGCAGCAGTGGGGCAATGAGTGGAAGCTGGGTAGGCAAAGCGGCAGCAGTGGCTGGTGTCAGTGTTAGAGGTGGGCATTCACAAGTCAAAACACTGCCAAATTTGTCACTAACAGCAGAACAGCGAGAAAAGCTGCGGCAGTGGAATTCTTTAGACTGGTATTTGTACAAAACCTTCAACCAGACCTTCTGGAATGAAATTGACAGGTTTGGTCTTTctcagatggaggaggaagtaGCTCTTCTCAGGATGCGGCGGGAAGAGCTGGCCCATGTTTGCCTCAGGGATGGCGGGAAACCTGTAGAGGCACACCGGATCCGAGATAAAAATATTCGGCCATTCCAGAGTGGATTAGTGAAGATTCTTGGCTATGAGCTTCAGCCAGGGCTGGACAACACCACCAGAACGGCCTGTCTGAGGATGATCAGGCCTGAGATCCAGTACAAAGATGTGCTAGATGCTAAACAGTTCCCCCGAGGACTGGTGCCCCCAGCCCAGCCAGGGCAACAGAGCCAGGTAAGGTTGGTAAAGCAAAACTCATCCAGGACGGGAGAGAAGCTGGTGGGGAGAGAGATTCGGGCCAGGATAGTGAAGGAGGGGGAAAGAGACTGGGATGGGATCCGTTTAATACGGAGCAACCAGACTTTGATACAAGGAAAAGTATAA
- the gal3st4 gene encoding galactose-3-O-sulfotransferase 4 isoform X2 — protein MNERMSSSQKIYWSCMSLDEFWLLSAYDDDDAHAISALCPTPHSSNRMLRWLVCGRLGPVWMWKALLLFLAIAFAGQLLGVIFNKSVQPATRSIFSSPDAQGPSLGSCQPHIHIMFLKTHKTASSTVLNMLYRFGEERDLSFALPLGYQLGYPLPFNSHRVKGYRGPRAMEFHIMGNHMRFNKPEVEKVMPADTFYFSIIRDPVSLAESSFAYYKEVAPAFRKAKGLGDFADDPKQYYDPRLRNNHYARNLLWFDFGLDNNANFSIALAQRGVAMIRQTFKLVLVSEYFDQSMILLRHALCWPLDAVVSFSLNARQQKPSSSGAMSGSWVGKAAAVAGVSVRGGHSQVKTLPNLSLTAEQREKLRQWNSLDWYLYKTFNQTFWNEIDRFGLSQMEEEVALLRMRREELAHVCLRDGGKPVEAHRIRDKNIRPFQSGLVKILGYELQPGLDNTTRTACLRMIRPEIQYKDVLDAKQFPRGLVPPAQPGQQSQVRLVKQNSSRTGEKLVGREIRARIVKEGERDWDGIRLIRSNQTLIQGKV, from the exons cctatgatgatgatgatgctcatGCCATATCTGCTTTATGCCCCACACCCCACTCATCCAACAGGATGTTGCGATGGCTGGTGTGTGGTCGGTTAGGTCCAGTATGGATGTGGAaggctctgctgctctttttggCCATAGCTTTTGCTGGACAGCTGCTGGGGGTCATCTTCAACAAGAG CGTCCAGCCAGCTACTCGTTCCATCTTCTCGTCCCCTGATGCTCAGGGGCCCTCCCTGGGCTCCTGTCAGCCCCATATCCACATCATGTTCCTCAAAACCCACAAGACGGCCAGTAGCACTGTGCTCAACATGCTGTACCGCTTTGGAGAGGAGCGTGACCTAAGCTTTGCCTTGCCACTGGGCTACCAGCTGGGCTACCCATTGCCCTTCAATTCTCATAGGGTGAAAGGTTACCGAGGTCCTAGGGCCATGGAGTTTCACATCATGGGCAATCACATGAGATTCAATAAGCCAGAG GTGGAGAAGGTGATGCCGGCAGACACTTTTTACTTCTCTATCATCAGAGACCCGGTATCACTGGCTGAGTCCTCTTTTGCTTATTACAAAGAGGTAGCACCTGCCTTTCGGAAAGCTAAAGGTTTAGGTGACTTTGCCGATGACCCTAAGCAATACTATGACCCTCGTCTCCGCAACAACCACTATGCTCGTAATCTGCTATGGTTTGACTTTGGTTTGGACAACAATGCCAATTTCTCTATAGCACTGGCTCAACGTGGAGTGGCCATGATCCGCCAGACCTTCAAGCTAGTTCTAGTTTCTGAGTACTTCGACCAGTCCATGATCCTGCTAAGGCATGCACTTTGTTGGCCGCTGGATGCTGTTGTCTCATTCAGTCTCAATGCTCGGCAACAGAAACCTAGCAGCAGTGGGGCAATGAGTGGAAGCTGGGTAGGCAAAGCGGCAGCAGTGGCTGGTGTCAGTGTTAGAGGTGGGCATTCACAAGTCAAAACACTGCCAAATTTGTCACTAACAGCAGAACAGCGAGAAAAGCTGCGGCAGTGGAATTCTTTAGACTGGTATTTGTACAAAACCTTCAACCAGACCTTCTGGAATGAAATTGACAGGTTTGGTCTTTctcagatggaggaggaagtaGCTCTTCTCAGGATGCGGCGGGAAGAGCTGGCCCATGTTTGCCTCAGGGATGGCGGGAAACCTGTAGAGGCACACCGGATCCGAGATAAAAATATTCGGCCATTCCAGAGTGGATTAGTGAAGATTCTTGGCTATGAGCTTCAGCCAGGGCTGGACAACACCACCAGAACGGCCTGTCTGAGGATGATCAGGCCTGAGATCCAGTACAAAGATGTGCTAGATGCTAAACAGTTCCCCCGAGGACTGGTGCCCCCAGCCCAGCCAGGGCAACAGAGCCAGGTAAGGTTGGTAAAGCAAAACTCATCCAGGACGGGAGAGAAGCTGGTGGGGAGAGAGATTCGGGCCAGGATAGTGAAGGAGGGGGAAAGAGACTGGGATGGGATCCGTTTAATACGGAGCAACCAGACTTTGATACAAGGAAAAGTATAA
- the gal3st4 gene encoding galactose-3-O-sulfotransferase 4 isoform X3 codes for MLFRRRARMLRWLVCGRLGPVWMWKALLLFLAIAFAGQLLGVIFNKSSVQPATRSIFSSPDAQGPSLGSCQPHIHIMFLKTHKTASSTVLNMLYRFGEERDLSFALPLGYQLGYPLPFNSHRVKGYRGPRAMEFHIMGNHMRFNKPEVEKVMPADTFYFSIIRDPVSLAESSFAYYKEVAPAFRKAKGLGDFADDPKQYYDPRLRNNHYARNLLWFDFGLDNNANFSIALAQRGVAMIRQTFKLVLVSEYFDQSMILLRHALCWPLDAVVSFSLNARQQKPSSSGAMSGSWVGKAAAVAGVSVRGGHSQVKTLPNLSLTAEQREKLRQWNSLDWYLYKTFNQTFWNEIDRFGLSQMEEEVALLRMRREELAHVCLRDGGKPVEAHRIRDKNIRPFQSGLVKILGYELQPGLDNTTRTACLRMIRPEIQYKDVLDAKQFPRGLVPPAQPGQQSQVRLVKQNSSRTGEKLVGREIRARIVKEGERDWDGIRLIRSNQTLIQGKV; via the exons GATGTTGCGATGGCTGGTGTGTGGTCGGTTAGGTCCAGTATGGATGTGGAaggctctgctgctctttttggCCATAGCTTTTGCTGGACAGCTGCTGGGGGTCATCTTCAACAAGAG CAGCGTCCAGCCAGCTACTCGTTCCATCTTCTCGTCCCCTGATGCTCAGGGGCCCTCCCTGGGCTCCTGTCAGCCCCATATCCACATCATGTTCCTCAAAACCCACAAGACGGCCAGTAGCACTGTGCTCAACATGCTGTACCGCTTTGGAGAGGAGCGTGACCTAAGCTTTGCCTTGCCACTGGGCTACCAGCTGGGCTACCCATTGCCCTTCAATTCTCATAGGGTGAAAGGTTACCGAGGTCCTAGGGCCATGGAGTTTCACATCATGGGCAATCACATGAGATTCAATAAGCCAGAG GTGGAGAAGGTGATGCCGGCAGACACTTTTTACTTCTCTATCATCAGAGACCCGGTATCACTGGCTGAGTCCTCTTTTGCTTATTACAAAGAGGTAGCACCTGCCTTTCGGAAAGCTAAAGGTTTAGGTGACTTTGCCGATGACCCTAAGCAATACTATGACCCTCGTCTCCGCAACAACCACTATGCTCGTAATCTGCTATGGTTTGACTTTGGTTTGGACAACAATGCCAATTTCTCTATAGCACTGGCTCAACGTGGAGTGGCCATGATCCGCCAGACCTTCAAGCTAGTTCTAGTTTCTGAGTACTTCGACCAGTCCATGATCCTGCTAAGGCATGCACTTTGTTGGCCGCTGGATGCTGTTGTCTCATTCAGTCTCAATGCTCGGCAACAGAAACCTAGCAGCAGTGGGGCAATGAGTGGAAGCTGGGTAGGCAAAGCGGCAGCAGTGGCTGGTGTCAGTGTTAGAGGTGGGCATTCACAAGTCAAAACACTGCCAAATTTGTCACTAACAGCAGAACAGCGAGAAAAGCTGCGGCAGTGGAATTCTTTAGACTGGTATTTGTACAAAACCTTCAACCAGACCTTCTGGAATGAAATTGACAGGTTTGGTCTTTctcagatggaggaggaagtaGCTCTTCTCAGGATGCGGCGGGAAGAGCTGGCCCATGTTTGCCTCAGGGATGGCGGGAAACCTGTAGAGGCACACCGGATCCGAGATAAAAATATTCGGCCATTCCAGAGTGGATTAGTGAAGATTCTTGGCTATGAGCTTCAGCCAGGGCTGGACAACACCACCAGAACGGCCTGTCTGAGGATGATCAGGCCTGAGATCCAGTACAAAGATGTGCTAGATGCTAAACAGTTCCCCCGAGGACTGGTGCCCCCAGCCCAGCCAGGGCAACAGAGCCAGGTAAGGTTGGTAAAGCAAAACTCATCCAGGACGGGAGAGAAGCTGGTGGGGAGAGAGATTCGGGCCAGGATAGTGAAGGAGGGGGAAAGAGACTGGGATGGGATCCGTTTAATACGGAGCAACCAGACTTTGATACAAGGAAAAGTATAA
- the gal3st4 gene encoding galactose-3-O-sulfotransferase 4 isoform X4 — protein sequence MLFRRRARMLRWLVCGRLGPVWMWKALLLFLAIAFAGQLLGVIFNKSVQPATRSIFSSPDAQGPSLGSCQPHIHIMFLKTHKTASSTVLNMLYRFGEERDLSFALPLGYQLGYPLPFNSHRVKGYRGPRAMEFHIMGNHMRFNKPEVEKVMPADTFYFSIIRDPVSLAESSFAYYKEVAPAFRKAKGLGDFADDPKQYYDPRLRNNHYARNLLWFDFGLDNNANFSIALAQRGVAMIRQTFKLVLVSEYFDQSMILLRHALCWPLDAVVSFSLNARQQKPSSSGAMSGSWVGKAAAVAGVSVRGGHSQVKTLPNLSLTAEQREKLRQWNSLDWYLYKTFNQTFWNEIDRFGLSQMEEEVALLRMRREELAHVCLRDGGKPVEAHRIRDKNIRPFQSGLVKILGYELQPGLDNTTRTACLRMIRPEIQYKDVLDAKQFPRGLVPPAQPGQQSQVRLVKQNSSRTGEKLVGREIRARIVKEGERDWDGIRLIRSNQTLIQGKV from the exons GATGTTGCGATGGCTGGTGTGTGGTCGGTTAGGTCCAGTATGGATGTGGAaggctctgctgctctttttggCCATAGCTTTTGCTGGACAGCTGCTGGGGGTCATCTTCAACAAGAG CGTCCAGCCAGCTACTCGTTCCATCTTCTCGTCCCCTGATGCTCAGGGGCCCTCCCTGGGCTCCTGTCAGCCCCATATCCACATCATGTTCCTCAAAACCCACAAGACGGCCAGTAGCACTGTGCTCAACATGCTGTACCGCTTTGGAGAGGAGCGTGACCTAAGCTTTGCCTTGCCACTGGGCTACCAGCTGGGCTACCCATTGCCCTTCAATTCTCATAGGGTGAAAGGTTACCGAGGTCCTAGGGCCATGGAGTTTCACATCATGGGCAATCACATGAGATTCAATAAGCCAGAG GTGGAGAAGGTGATGCCGGCAGACACTTTTTACTTCTCTATCATCAGAGACCCGGTATCACTGGCTGAGTCCTCTTTTGCTTATTACAAAGAGGTAGCACCTGCCTTTCGGAAAGCTAAAGGTTTAGGTGACTTTGCCGATGACCCTAAGCAATACTATGACCCTCGTCTCCGCAACAACCACTATGCTCGTAATCTGCTATGGTTTGACTTTGGTTTGGACAACAATGCCAATTTCTCTATAGCACTGGCTCAACGTGGAGTGGCCATGATCCGCCAGACCTTCAAGCTAGTTCTAGTTTCTGAGTACTTCGACCAGTCCATGATCCTGCTAAGGCATGCACTTTGTTGGCCGCTGGATGCTGTTGTCTCATTCAGTCTCAATGCTCGGCAACAGAAACCTAGCAGCAGTGGGGCAATGAGTGGAAGCTGGGTAGGCAAAGCGGCAGCAGTGGCTGGTGTCAGTGTTAGAGGTGGGCATTCACAAGTCAAAACACTGCCAAATTTGTCACTAACAGCAGAACAGCGAGAAAAGCTGCGGCAGTGGAATTCTTTAGACTGGTATTTGTACAAAACCTTCAACCAGACCTTCTGGAATGAAATTGACAGGTTTGGTCTTTctcagatggaggaggaagtaGCTCTTCTCAGGATGCGGCGGGAAGAGCTGGCCCATGTTTGCCTCAGGGATGGCGGGAAACCTGTAGAGGCACACCGGATCCGAGATAAAAATATTCGGCCATTCCAGAGTGGATTAGTGAAGATTCTTGGCTATGAGCTTCAGCCAGGGCTGGACAACACCACCAGAACGGCCTGTCTGAGGATGATCAGGCCTGAGATCCAGTACAAAGATGTGCTAGATGCTAAACAGTTCCCCCGAGGACTGGTGCCCCCAGCCCAGCCAGGGCAACAGAGCCAGGTAAGGTTGGTAAAGCAAAACTCATCCAGGACGGGAGAGAAGCTGGTGGGGAGAGAGATTCGGGCCAGGATAGTGAAGGAGGGGGAAAGAGACTGGGATGGGATCCGTTTAATACGGAGCAACCAGACTTTGATACAAGGAAAAGTATAA
- the gal3st4 gene encoding galactose-3-O-sulfotransferase 4 isoform X5, with the protein MLRWLVCGRLGPVWMWKALLLFLAIAFAGQLLGVIFNKSSVQPATRSIFSSPDAQGPSLGSCQPHIHIMFLKTHKTASSTVLNMLYRFGEERDLSFALPLGYQLGYPLPFNSHRVKGYRGPRAMEFHIMGNHMRFNKPEVEKVMPADTFYFSIIRDPVSLAESSFAYYKEVAPAFRKAKGLGDFADDPKQYYDPRLRNNHYARNLLWFDFGLDNNANFSIALAQRGVAMIRQTFKLVLVSEYFDQSMILLRHALCWPLDAVVSFSLNARQQKPSSSGAMSGSWVGKAAAVAGVSVRGGHSQVKTLPNLSLTAEQREKLRQWNSLDWYLYKTFNQTFWNEIDRFGLSQMEEEVALLRMRREELAHVCLRDGGKPVEAHRIRDKNIRPFQSGLVKILGYELQPGLDNTTRTACLRMIRPEIQYKDVLDAKQFPRGLVPPAQPGQQSQVRLVKQNSSRTGEKLVGREIRARIVKEGERDWDGIRLIRSNQTLIQGKV; encoded by the exons ATGTTGCGATGGCTGGTGTGTGGTCGGTTAGGTCCAGTATGGATGTGGAaggctctgctgctctttttggCCATAGCTTTTGCTGGACAGCTGCTGGGGGTCATCTTCAACAAGAG CAGCGTCCAGCCAGCTACTCGTTCCATCTTCTCGTCCCCTGATGCTCAGGGGCCCTCCCTGGGCTCCTGTCAGCCCCATATCCACATCATGTTCCTCAAAACCCACAAGACGGCCAGTAGCACTGTGCTCAACATGCTGTACCGCTTTGGAGAGGAGCGTGACCTAAGCTTTGCCTTGCCACTGGGCTACCAGCTGGGCTACCCATTGCCCTTCAATTCTCATAGGGTGAAAGGTTACCGAGGTCCTAGGGCCATGGAGTTTCACATCATGGGCAATCACATGAGATTCAATAAGCCAGAG GTGGAGAAGGTGATGCCGGCAGACACTTTTTACTTCTCTATCATCAGAGACCCGGTATCACTGGCTGAGTCCTCTTTTGCTTATTACAAAGAGGTAGCACCTGCCTTTCGGAAAGCTAAAGGTTTAGGTGACTTTGCCGATGACCCTAAGCAATACTATGACCCTCGTCTCCGCAACAACCACTATGCTCGTAATCTGCTATGGTTTGACTTTGGTTTGGACAACAATGCCAATTTCTCTATAGCACTGGCTCAACGTGGAGTGGCCATGATCCGCCAGACCTTCAAGCTAGTTCTAGTTTCTGAGTACTTCGACCAGTCCATGATCCTGCTAAGGCATGCACTTTGTTGGCCGCTGGATGCTGTTGTCTCATTCAGTCTCAATGCTCGGCAACAGAAACCTAGCAGCAGTGGGGCAATGAGTGGAAGCTGGGTAGGCAAAGCGGCAGCAGTGGCTGGTGTCAGTGTTAGAGGTGGGCATTCACAAGTCAAAACACTGCCAAATTTGTCACTAACAGCAGAACAGCGAGAAAAGCTGCGGCAGTGGAATTCTTTAGACTGGTATTTGTACAAAACCTTCAACCAGACCTTCTGGAATGAAATTGACAGGTTTGGTCTTTctcagatggaggaggaagtaGCTCTTCTCAGGATGCGGCGGGAAGAGCTGGCCCATGTTTGCCTCAGGGATGGCGGGAAACCTGTAGAGGCACACCGGATCCGAGATAAAAATATTCGGCCATTCCAGAGTGGATTAGTGAAGATTCTTGGCTATGAGCTTCAGCCAGGGCTGGACAACACCACCAGAACGGCCTGTCTGAGGATGATCAGGCCTGAGATCCAGTACAAAGATGTGCTAGATGCTAAACAGTTCCCCCGAGGACTGGTGCCCCCAGCCCAGCCAGGGCAACAGAGCCAGGTAAGGTTGGTAAAGCAAAACTCATCCAGGACGGGAGAGAAGCTGGTGGGGAGAGAGATTCGGGCCAGGATAGTGAAGGAGGGGGAAAGAGACTGGGATGGGATCCGTTTAATACGGAGCAACCAGACTTTGATACAAGGAAAAGTATAA